The Juglans microcarpa x Juglans regia isolate MS1-56 chromosome 8S, Jm3101_v1.0, whole genome shotgun sequence genome has a window encoding:
- the LOC121243991 gene encoding protein LAZ1 homolog 1 isoform X1 has protein sequence MGWRGVFYSLFFLLKLVESSRGSGKMWLLNLGAESTIFSSWPIFSASIFVAVAVVLSMYLIFEHLAAYNQPEEQKFLIGLILMVPVYALESILSLLNSDAAFNCEVIRDCYEAFALYCFERYLIACLGGEERTIEFMESQRLLDSSTPLLKEAYTYGVVEHPFPLNFVLRDWYLGSDFYNAVKIGIVQYMILKMICALLAMILEAFGVYGEGKFEWNYGYPYLAVVLNFSQTWALYCLVQFYTVIKDKLEPIKPLAKFLTFKSIVFLTWWQGIAVAFLFSMGFFKGSLAQELQTRIQDYIICIEMGVAAVVHLHVFPAVPYKRGERCVRNVAVMADYASLGAPPDPEEVRDCERSTRMRLARHDEREKRLNFPQSVRDVVLGSGEIIVDDMKYTVSHVVEPVERGIAKINETFQQISENVKRHEEQRRSIKDDSYLIPLNSWTREFSEVDDNLVEGSVSDSGLSIGRRQHNLSKASASRTKTGR, from the exons ATGGGATGGAGAGGGGTTTTCTATTCGctgttttttcttctcaaactGGTTGAGTCCTCCCGTGGATCAGGGAAAATGTGGTTACTTAACTTGGGTGCCGAGTCAACAATATTCTCCAGCTGGCCAATCTTCAGCGCAAGTATATTTGTAGCTGTTGCGGTTGTGCTCTCCATGTATTTGATATTTGAGCATTTAGCTGCTTATAACCAACCAGag GAGCAGAAGTTTCTAATTGGTCTCATTCTGATGGTTCCTGTCTATGCACTAGAATCG ATTTTGTCACTTTTGAATTCAGATGCCGCATTCAACTGTGAAGTAATTCGGGACTGCTATGAGGCTTTTGCATTGTATTGCTTTGAGAGATACCTGATAGCCTGCTTAG GTGGTGAAGAAAGGACAATTGAGTTCATGGAAAGTCAGAGGCTACTAGATTCCAGCACACCTCTTTTGAAAGAAGCTTATACTTATGGAGTTGTAGAACATCCTTTTCCGCTAAATTTTGTCCTAAGAGATTGGTATCTTGGTTCTGACTTCTATAATGCTGTGAAAATTGGCATCGTTCAATAT ATGATACTGAAGATGATCTGTGCACTGCTAGCAATGATTCTAGAAGCTTTTGGGGTTTATGGGGAAGGGAAATTTGAGTGGAATTACGG CTATCCATACTTGGCAGTTGTTCTTAATTTCAGTCAGACATGGGCTCTATATTGCCTTGTACAGTTCTATACCGTTATTAAGGATAAATTGGAACCAATTAAACCCCTGGCAAAGTTTTTGACTTTCAAATCTATTGTATTCCTGACATGGTGGCAAGGCATTGCCGttgcatttcttttttccatggGATTTTTTAAAGGATCTTTGGCTCAGGAGCTGCAAACACGTATTCAAGACTACATCATCTGTATAGAG ATGGGTGTTGCTGCTGTGGTGCACTTGCATGTCTTCCCAGCAGTACCTTACAAACGAGGAGAACGATGTGTTCGCAATGTAGCTGTGATGGCAGACTATGCCTCATTAGGAGCACCTCCTGATCCAGAGGAGGTTCGTGATTGTGAGAGATCAACTAGAATGCGCCTGGCTCGGCATGATGAGCGAGAAAAACGTTTGAATTTCCCCCAGAGTGTCCGTGATGTAGTCCTTGGAAGTGGTGAAATT ATTGTTGATGACATGAAGTACACCGTATCGCATGTTGTAGAACCAGTTGAAAGGGGAAttgcaaaaataaatgaaacctTCCAACAGATATCCGAAAATGTGAAACGCCACGAGGAACAGAGGAGGAGCATCAAGGATGATAGTTATCTCATCCCGTTGAATTCATGGACGAGGGAATTTTCTGAAGTTGACGATAATCTTGTCGAAGGCAGTGTCAGTGACAGTGGTCTATCCATTGGGAGAAGACAGCATAACCTATCGAAAGCCTCGGCATCTCGAACTAAAACTGGCAGATAA
- the LOC121243991 gene encoding protein LAZ1 homolog 1 isoform X2, whose product MVPVYALESILSLLNSDAAFNCEVIRDCYEAFALYCFERYLIACLGGEERTIEFMESQRLLDSSTPLLKEAYTYGVVEHPFPLNFVLRDWYLGSDFYNAVKIGIVQYMILKMICALLAMILEAFGVYGEGKFEWNYGYPYLAVVLNFSQTWALYCLVQFYTVIKDKLEPIKPLAKFLTFKSIVFLTWWQGIAVAFLFSMGFFKGSLAQELQTRIQDYIICIEMGVAAVVHLHVFPAVPYKRGERCVRNVAVMADYASLGAPPDPEEVRDCERSTRMRLARHDEREKRLNFPQSVRDVVLGSGEIIVDDMKYTVSHVVEPVERGIAKINETFQQISENVKRHEEQRRSIKDDSYLIPLNSWTREFSEVDDNLVEGSVSDSGLSIGRRQHNLSKASASRTKTGR is encoded by the exons ATGGTTCCTGTCTATGCACTAGAATCG ATTTTGTCACTTTTGAATTCAGATGCCGCATTCAACTGTGAAGTAATTCGGGACTGCTATGAGGCTTTTGCATTGTATTGCTTTGAGAGATACCTGATAGCCTGCTTAG GTGGTGAAGAAAGGACAATTGAGTTCATGGAAAGTCAGAGGCTACTAGATTCCAGCACACCTCTTTTGAAAGAAGCTTATACTTATGGAGTTGTAGAACATCCTTTTCCGCTAAATTTTGTCCTAAGAGATTGGTATCTTGGTTCTGACTTCTATAATGCTGTGAAAATTGGCATCGTTCAATAT ATGATACTGAAGATGATCTGTGCACTGCTAGCAATGATTCTAGAAGCTTTTGGGGTTTATGGGGAAGGGAAATTTGAGTGGAATTACGG CTATCCATACTTGGCAGTTGTTCTTAATTTCAGTCAGACATGGGCTCTATATTGCCTTGTACAGTTCTATACCGTTATTAAGGATAAATTGGAACCAATTAAACCCCTGGCAAAGTTTTTGACTTTCAAATCTATTGTATTCCTGACATGGTGGCAAGGCATTGCCGttgcatttcttttttccatggGATTTTTTAAAGGATCTTTGGCTCAGGAGCTGCAAACACGTATTCAAGACTACATCATCTGTATAGAG ATGGGTGTTGCTGCTGTGGTGCACTTGCATGTCTTCCCAGCAGTACCTTACAAACGAGGAGAACGATGTGTTCGCAATGTAGCTGTGATGGCAGACTATGCCTCATTAGGAGCACCTCCTGATCCAGAGGAGGTTCGTGATTGTGAGAGATCAACTAGAATGCGCCTGGCTCGGCATGATGAGCGAGAAAAACGTTTGAATTTCCCCCAGAGTGTCCGTGATGTAGTCCTTGGAAGTGGTGAAATT ATTGTTGATGACATGAAGTACACCGTATCGCATGTTGTAGAACCAGTTGAAAGGGGAAttgcaaaaataaatgaaacctTCCAACAGATATCCGAAAATGTGAAACGCCACGAGGAACAGAGGAGGAGCATCAAGGATGATAGTTATCTCATCCCGTTGAATTCATGGACGAGGGAATTTTCTGAAGTTGACGATAATCTTGTCGAAGGCAGTGTCAGTGACAGTGGTCTATCCATTGGGAGAAGACAGCATAACCTATCGAAAGCCTCGGCATCTCGAACTAAAACTGGCAGATAA
- the LOC121243992 gene encoding uncharacterized protein LOC121243992, which produces MSRSAEEVFPIVGEFSESEFSPISAPSFSTVLSQNDDQPPYLQFLMTSDLLQEIISSPTETEVKVLEKISMHERNMGIACGPNDRKKWMVKKLQMEGYQASVCTTSWVSTFGRSRSRFIDPSEVLQYTGKYEYIDVMVRSGNDQNPTRLIVDMDFRSQFVLARPTPSYMELANIIPSIFVGTEEKLEKIVSLICSAMKRSLRESGLYIPPWRKTSYMQSKWLSKNCKKVSV; this is translated from the exons ATGAGTAGAAGTGCAGAAGAAGTTTTTCCAATCGTCGGAGAGTTCAGCGAGTCAGAGTTCTCTCCCATCTCAGCCCCATCTTTCAGTactgttctctctcaaaatgatGATCAGCCCCCATATCTGCAATTCCTCATGACCAGCGACCTCTTACAG GAGATAATCAGTTCGCCCACAGAGACCGAGGTTAAGGTCCTTGAGAAAATATCTATGCATGAGAGGAATATGGGAATCGCATGTGGACCTAACGATCGGAAGAAATGGATGGTGAAGAAACTGCAGATGGAAGGCTATCAAGCTTCTGTCTGCACTACTTCTTGGGTTTCCACTTTTGGTCGTTCCAGGAGTCGCTTCATAGATCCATCcgaag TTCTGCAATACACAggaaaatatgaatatattgaTGTCATGGTGAGAAGTGGAAATGATCAGAATCCAACAAGGCTTATTGTGGATATGGATTTTAGGTCTCAGTTTGTATTGGCAAGGCCTACGCCAAGTTACATGGAGCTCGCAAACATCATCCCTTCCATCTTTGTTGGGACTGAAGAGAAGCTCGAGAAGATAGTCTCTCTGATATGCTCAGCAATGAAACGATCACTAAGAGAGAGCGGCCTCTACATTCCTCCCTGGAGAAAAACCAGCTACATGCAATCCAAATGGCTTTCTAAGAACTGCAAGAAAGTCTCCGTCTGA